A portion of the Lolium rigidum isolate FL_2022 chromosome 1, APGP_CSIRO_Lrig_0.1, whole genome shotgun sequence genome contains these proteins:
- the LOC124665875 gene encoding probable receptor-like serine/threonine-protein kinase At5g57670: MKKPQYLRTSRSFKKLLLSLSHRVAPHKPTNLPDAKEPPSDSPPSPGKPSWECFSYDEIHRATDGFRAGNLVGRGGSSEVYRGALADGRAVAVKRLLGAAACERRERDFLAELGTVGHARHPNVCPLLGCCVDRDLYLVFAFSARGSVSASLHGGEGEVAMGWGARYGVAVGTARGLAYLHKGCRRRIIHRDIKASNVLLTDDLQPQISDFGLAKWLPTEWTHRAIAPIEGTFGCLAPEYYTHGIVDEKTDVFAFGVFLLEVMAGRKPVDGTHRSLLSWARPLLNEGKTEALVDPRITAGGGGYDADQARRLAFVASLCIRPSATWRPSMTEVLELLEGVEIPQDRWAMPEAAAGDEEGEEPWAFDDLNDDDDDSDDEFCTPSPSSASSSDEHLISVQEYIR, from the exons ATGAAGAAGCCTCAGTACCTGCGCACCAGCCGCAGCTTCAAGAAGCTGCTCCTCTCCCTCAGCCACCGCGTGGCCCCCCACAAGCCCACCAACTTACCGGACGCCAAGGAACCTCCTTCGGACTCACCGCCGTCGCCGGGAAAGCCATCGTGGGAGTGCTTCTCCTACGACGAGATCCACCGCGCGACGGACGGCTTCCGCGCGGGCAACCTGGTGGGCCGGGGCGGGTCGTCGGAGGTGTACCGCGGCGCGCTGGCGGACGGGCGGGCCGTGGCGGTGAAGCGGCTGCTGGGCGCGGCGGCGTGCGAGCGGCGGGAGCGGGACTTCCTCGCGGAGCTGGGCACGGTGGGGCACGCCAGGCACCCCAACGTGTGCCCGCTGCTCGGGTGCTGCGTCGACCGCGACCTCTACCTCGTCTTCGCGTTCTCCGCCCGCGGCTCCGTCTCCGCCAGCCTCCATGGTGGGGAGGGTGAGGTGGCGATGGGGTGGGGGGCGAGGTACGGGGTGGCGGTGGGCACGGCGAGGGGGCTGGCGTACCTGCACAAGGGGTGCCGGCGCCGGATCATCCACCGGGACATCAAGGCCTCCAACGTGCTGCTCACCGACGACCTCCAGCCCCAG ATATCTGATTTTGGGCTGGCCAAGTGGCTGCCGACGGAGTGGACGCACCGGGCGATCGCGCCCATAGAGGGCACCTTCGGCTGCCTGGCGCCCGAGTACTACACGCACGGCATCGTCGACGAGAAGACGGACGTCTTCGCATTCGGGGTCTTCCTGCTGGAGGTCATGGCCGGGAGGAAGCCCGTCGACGGCACGCACAGGAGCCTCCTCAGCTGG GCTCGGCCTCTACTGAACGAAGGCAAGACGGAGGCGCTGGTGGACCCGAGGatcaccgccggcggcggcggatacGACGCCGACCAGGCGCGGCGACTCGCGTTCGTGGCGTCGCTCTGCATCAGGCCGTCGGCGACGTGGAGGCCGTCCATGACCGAG GTGCTGGAGCTGCTGGAAGGCGTGGAGATCCCGCAAGACCGGTGGGCGATGcccgaggcggcggccggcgacgaggagggggAGGAGCCATGGGCCTTCGACGACCtcaacgacgatgacgacgacagcgacgacgaattCTGCACGCCATCGCCGTCTTCAGCCTCCTCATCAGACGAGCACTTAATTAGCGTCCAAGAATACATCAGATGA